From the Vibrio tubiashii ATCC 19109 genome, the window TTTTCTTTACCTTTTATGGTTGGTGTAAAAAGAAAATCAACTATAACTGGAGTACAGGACTGTATGTTGAAGCCTTGGTGTTGTTGCCTATTGCTCTTCTCTATATGGGCTACAAAGAAGTGACAGTGGGTACTGAGTCTTTGCATCAAGGAGCAACCACGCTTGCGCTGTATTTGGGTGCAGCCCCTGCCACTCTACTTCCTTTGGTGTTTTACTCAATTGCGATTCGACTGACCACAATGTCGACTATTGGACTAATGCAATACATCGAGCCGACTATTCAGTTCTTCATCGCGATTTACTTGTTTGGAGAGGCCTTTGATGAGGTGAAGTTAGTCAGCTTTAGCTTTATATGGGCGGGGCTAATCTTTACCATTTTTGACAGTTTACGCTTTAAATATACCGCCAAGTACAGATAGAAAAATCCCCTGCCATAATGGGCAGGGGATTTCTAAGTTTATTAGTTTAGAAAGCTAAGCTCAGGCTACCTTGCCAGATCATCCCAAAGGCCAACATGGCTATCGCACCTAGTATCCCAGCACCTAGCTTCTCACGGCCTTCAAATGGATTAATCCCCTGCTCTTTTTTCGCCTGTATGTAAAAGTAGAGACCTGGTAGATAAAGAATTGCCGACAGCAGTAAGTAGTTTAGGCCCGACGCATAAAGTAGCCAGATACCATAGAGAGTTGCTCCTGCACCAATGAGCAATAAGCTTCCTCTGTTTTTTTCCTCGATCGCTATCTTTAAGACGAAAGCGCCAACGAGAAAATACGGCACTAAGATCATTTCTGAAGCGATGATCAACAAGGTGTCATAAGTACTGCCAGCAAACATAACGAACACGAGCGAGATTTGAATCCAAACATTGGTCAAAGTAAGTGGCTTAACAGGGCTGCCCGCTTCGTTTAACTCAGCATAGCGTTTAGGGAACATCTTCTCTTTCGCACACAAATAAGGCGCTTCGGATGCTAAAACCGTCCAACTAAGAAATGCACCACAGACTGAGATCAGTAGCCCGACACTGATAATGTACTGACCCCAAGGCCCTAAGATTTCGGTTAACACTTTCGCCATAGATGGATTTTGATAGCCTGCCAGCTCAACAGGTTTTATCACCCCCATAGATAGCAAAGTTACAAATACATAAATCGCTAACGCAGTCAGGAGACCAAGGATCGTTGCTCGGCCAATATCTTTACGATTTCTTGCACGACCAGAGACAACGACAGCGCCTTCAATACCAATGAACACCCAAACCGTTACCAACATGGTACTTTTTACTTGAGACATCAAATCATGCCCTTCACCAAAGTGAAGCCCGGTGAAATCCAAAGTAAAAGTGTTCCACTGAAAAGCAAAAGCAGCGCAGACAATAAAGATAAACAAAGGCACTAACTTAGCATAGGTCGTCACCATGTTAATCAGTGCTGCGGTTTGAACGCCTCGTAGCACCAAGGCATGAACCATCCAAAGTAGACATGAAGCCCCGACAATTGAAACAATCGTATTCCCTTGGCCGAAAATGATGTTGTCTGGTGTATCAAACAGCATTCCAAGCGTGCTAAAAACAATCACTAGATAAGAAACGTTAGCCAGCATGGCACTTAGCCAGTACCCCCACGCAGAGCAAAAACCAACAAAATCACCAAAACCTTCTTTTGCGTAGCCAAAAACGCCACTATCGACATTCGGCCTATGTGACGCAAGCTTTTGAAAAGAAAGGGCGAGAAAGATCATGCCTACACCCGTTATCGTCCAACCGATCATTACTGCTGCTGGGCTGGCAACCGATGCCATATTTTGAGGCAAGCTAAAAACACCTGCGCCGATCATCGAACCGATGACGATCGCAGTTAGTGAACTCAAGCCGAGTTTATTATCCATTATAGTTTCCGGTACAACCGTTTAGGAGGTGCAATACTACGCCGAAACAGATTCATAAGGCAGAGCTGATGTGAGCTAAGTCGCACATATGATTGGCAAATCGTAGATTTCATTGTCACCGATCAATTCAGAGTGCGCATTATAATATCTTTACAATTAATAGAGAAAACAAATTAGCATCAAACACCAATAAATACACATAAAACCAGAATATAACACTTATTTTAAAACAATATAAAACACATAATACACATATCAATTAACAACAGTAACGACTAATTATCCCTGAATTCATGTAAGTTATGCATAAACCTAAGCATTCCTAGCAAACTCAACTAAGCTATTAAGAGGTGACAGTGATTGTTCCGCACATCACCTCTCTATGATATCCATTACTTCCTGTTTGTGGGGTCGCTGAAAGGCGACCATTTTTTTGTGCCTGCTCTATGTTGCAAACAACAAAAAAGCAGCCGAGGCTGCTTTTAGAATTCTACGATTTAATGTTTAGAGCTTTCAGGCCTATGCCCGAACTCAGCTTGTTGATATATATCTGCCAGACTGCGATCTTTTCTCTGCTTCGCACTCTTTGCTTTGGCGGCATAATGGTAACTTTGATCTTTCAGCGCCTTTTCATGGGCTTTTGCCGACTGGATAAACTCTGGATCGGACAACGCTTGTTGGCGTAGGCGGTTAACGCGTTCGATGGTTTCTAACAACATAATACACCTCCCAATTACCTGTATCTATAACCAGTATAGTTCTTTGATGTTTCAAATCAAGAAAATACTGTATATAAAAACATGAACTAACTTTAATCTCTTGTTATCAATAACAATACTCTTAGGTAGCCCATAGGTAAAAGCGCCAATCTCTATATGTTCAATAGCCCATACCTATTGATAACTAAGAGCTATTCATAGTTAAGAGCTATTACAGTGATTAGTAACATCCATTTCTCACCACCAATCTAGCTCGATAAGATGCCTAGCAAATCGAGAAATTGGATAAAGTTATGAAAGCGCTCGTCGTAGAAGGTGGAGCAATGCGCGGTATTTTTGCCGCAGGTGTTTTGGACTCATTTATTGAAAATGGCTATCAACCGTTTGATTTTGCCATTGGTGTATCTGCTGGGGCGTCTAACCTTGTAGGTTACTTGGCACAGCAGCACAAACGTAGTTATCAGGTCATTACCCAGCTAGCGACCAATAGCGAATTCTTTAACCCCAAACGCTTTATCAAGGGGGGAAACTTAGTGGATGTGAAATGGCTTGTTTCAGAATCAGACAAGCTGTTTCCATTGAATAAAGAACAACTTTTTTCGAGTACACCTTTAGTTGCAACAACGACAAACATTGAGACCGGAAAAGCGGATTATTACCAAGTCACCCCCGGCAACCTCAACTTGGCACTTGAAGCAACCAGCGCGTTACCCATCGCCTATAAGCAAACACCTTGCTTTTCGGGCGGATGCTATACCGACGGAGGCGTAGCGGACTCTATTCCCGTAATGGAGGCATATCGACGCGGAGCAAAAGAAATTACGGTGGTTTTGTCGCATCCTTTAAGCTATGAAATGCCTCAAACAAGAGCATCTTGGTTACTCAAAAGGTTGCTCGCCAAATACCCCATGATTGGTAAAGCGATGGCAAATCGAGCGACAAGTTACAACAAGTCACTAGAGTTTATTCGTCGTCCACCGAAAGATGTCACGGTTCGCGTGATTGCTCCACCAGAAGATTTTGCCGTTAAGCGCTTAACCATGAAAAAAGAGTTGCTCGACAAAGGCTACCAAATGGGAGTTCTTGAAGGAGATAAACACCTCGCAAGTCGCGATGGGGTCTATGGGTTAACAGAAGAAAACTGTCATTTCTGTTTGTAAAGCTTAGGAAAAACGAATTATGTTAGACTCTACGGGCTACATCCTATTATTTCCATCTGTATGAAACTAATTAAAGCTTTAAAACCGTTAGGTTGGTTACTGCTCCACTTTTTCATTGGCGTCGAGCTCGCCTACATTTCTATCATCTTAATTGCTATTTTTGGCGCGGGTTATGATGGAACCATAGAGGAGATTCAACGAGACGAGCTAATGATAAACGTGGTATACGCGGTTTTCATCCTCTATCAATGTTGGTCTGTCTATCGGTTTGGCTATAAAGGCCTTGTTCCCAAATTAATAAAGTCTCGAAATCAACAAAGGTCGCACTAGGCGACCTTCTTAATGCGCAATATCTAATGAATTGTCTTTGACGCCATTGACTCGAAACCAACCAGCGATACTGTAGCGCTCGGTATTGGTTGGCAATACTTCATGTGGGAACTGCTCTGATAAAAATACAAACAGTCGTCCCGATTTTGGCGGAATCGTCGCAACATGCTTGTCGGCCAGATCATAAACCACCAGCTCGCCGGCATCTTGCTCCGACCAAGCTTCATTCATATAGAAAACCGTGGTGAGGCGACGGTTTTCGTTGCCTCTAAAGCAATCCAAATGCTTCTGATAGAAGTCACCTTTTTCATACTTGGCAAAGTGCGCTTCATACTCAAACAAGCCTAAGAAAAAATGGCGGTTAGCTTCTAGGCGAATCTGCTCCATTTTGGACAGAAAGCTGGCTACTGGCGCTCCCATATCAGAGTGTAACCACTGGATTTTATCGCTACGAATGGCGCTTTCTCGTGTCAATTCGTCATTGCGCCCAATCCGCGCCTTGCTCCAGTCTTGAGGAATACAGTCGCGTAGCTCAGCCACTTCTTGGCTTGAAAGAAAATCGTCCCAAACGTAGTAACCCTGAGTAAACAAGGCGTCAATCAATTGGTTCATAGGTGTTGGAGTCCAGTGATTAAATCAAAAGACGCCTTATACACAAGCGTACCATGAACCAACAAATCAGATTAATTGTCGTGACGACAATCGAAGGCGCGCTGACCTAGTCGTTAAAAGCGAGACAAATCAATTTTGACAGGCTCACCAAGCCAATAGGCGTATTCAGTGTGATCTTTGATATCATCGTCAGTGAGCGCATGAACCAATACCGTTAAGCCTTCACGCTTGTTATCTAGCCATGACACCACTGACTCAAATTCACTTGCTGTAAACGTGATTGAAAAGCTCCACATGGTATGGGGGCCAACTCGCTTCTCGTTAAATCTACCTACTGGCAAATCAAACTGACTCAACGCTTGCTCTCGGATTTGCCGAGCGAACTCGCAAGTCTGTTGATCAAAGTAAACATGAGCATGGTAATTTTGATGAATATTTTTTGGATAAGACACAGGCAGTTAACCTATTGAGTGGATCATGGCGCTATCCTATCACTGTCGCGGATAAGACTCGCGCCTACTTACAATCATTACAAAAGTTACGAGGCTTCTAAGCCACTATCCCCTGCTCAACCGCGTATTTAGCTAACTCTGCGGTACTATGAAGATCGAGTTTATGTTTGATATTTTGACGGTGAGTTTCAACCGTTCGGTAGCTGATATTTAGTAGTGAGGCGATCTTCTTGCTGCTGTTTCCTTCGGCAACAAGTTTAAGTATCGCTTCTTCACGGCGACTAAGCGGATTCGGCTTTTGTGCAACGGGCACCACCTCTTGAGAAAAAAGCGTTTGCGTCACTGATTCACAAAAATAAGTGGAACCTTGGTAGACCGTCTTGATGGCTTGCACCATGCGTCGCGCGCAAATTTCTTTGAGCATATAGCCTACAGCCCCTACTTGCATCACCTTCATAATGTATTCGCGGTTATCATGCATGGTGAGCATTAACACTTTAACGTCAGGCATGGACTCCTTAATGACGCGAGTCGCATCGATACCGTTCATCATTGGCATACTGACATCCATCAGCACTACATCCGGCTGCAATGACTTAACGACGTCTATCGCTTCTAGGCCATTACTGGCTGAACCAATCACTTCAATCTCAGGCTCTGTTTGAAGTCGCGCGATAAATCCATCTAAGACAACTTGGTGATCATCAACAATCACCACTTTAATTGGTTCATCCATATACTAATCCATCCAATTCCAGTAATACGGTAATCTCTGTACCAAAGCCCGGTTCACTTTCTATTTCAAAGTCGCCACCGATAAACTCAACTCGCTCACGCATATTGCGTAGCCCAATACCACTTTTTCGCAGCGATGCGTTTACGTCAAAGCCCACGCCATCATCGCGAATAATCAGCTGAAGCATATTACCCATCTGATGTAGTATCACGCTTACTGTATTGGCATGGGCGTGTTTTTCGATGTTAGTCAATGATTCTTGAGCAACACGATACAATGTGGTCGCTACTTCTGATTTTAGTTTTCCTGGCTGAGTCGTCAAAGAAGCTTCCACCTCAACACCAGAGTGGGATTTAAAATCTTGCAGTAAGGTGTTCATGGCGGCTTGTAAGCCAATGTCATCGAGTGCGCTCGGGCGTAGGTTATGAGAAATATGCCTCACTTCATTAATCGCTGTCATCAAGGATTGTTGAGACTTAGCTAAATGCTGTTGCAAGGGTGCGTCCGTAATCTTGCTTGATAGCAGCTCTAAATGGCATTTACTCGACACTAACAACTGATTGATTCCGTCATGCAGTTCGCGTGCTAGATGTTTCTTTTCGTCTTCCTGAAACATCACTGTTTTGTGGGCTAACTCTTTTAAACTTCTGTCTGCAAGACGATGTTCATGCAGGTTCACCGCTAACGTGATGACTACGATCACCCCTACCGTCACTATCATAATCACGATCACAGAGAAGAAAGTAGTTTCGATGTTTCTATTCACCTCAGACTTAAGGTTGGCGACCTCATAGGTGATATCTTCAATGTATAAGCCAGTGCCGATCATCCAATTCCATTTATCAAGCCATGCAGCGTAACTTAATTTAGTCACATTTTCCCCAGTAGAGGGTTTCTGCCACAGGTAGCGATGAAAGCCACCGCCACTTTGCGCTTGGTGCAATAGCGCCTCTATCAGCAAGTCGCCATTTTCATCCTGAAGATCAATCAAGTTTCTACCAATTAGGTCAGGCATAATCGGGTGAACTAGGTTAGTTCCTTGCTCGTCATAAGCGAAGAAATAGCCGTCTTTATCTTTGCCGT encodes:
- a CDS encoding patatin-like phospholipase family protein; the protein is MKALVVEGGAMRGIFAAGVLDSFIENGYQPFDFAIGVSAGASNLVGYLAQQHKRSYQVITQLATNSEFFNPKRFIKGGNLVDVKWLVSESDKLFPLNKEQLFSSTPLVATTTNIETGKADYYQVTPGNLNLALEATSALPIAYKQTPCFSGGCYTDGGVADSIPVMEAYRRGAKEITVVLSHPLSYEMPQTRASWLLKRLLAKYPMIGKAMANRATSYNKSLEFIRRPPKDVTVRVIAPPEDFAVKRLTMKKELLDKGYQMGVLEGDKHLASRDGVYGLTEENCHFCL
- a CDS encoding basic amino acid/polyamine antiporter, with protein sequence MDNKLGLSSLTAIVIGSMIGAGVFSLPQNMASVASPAAVMIGWTITGVGMIFLALSFQKLASHRPNVDSGVFGYAKEGFGDFVGFCSAWGYWLSAMLANVSYLVIVFSTLGMLFDTPDNIIFGQGNTIVSIVGASCLLWMVHALVLRGVQTAALINMVTTYAKLVPLFIFIVCAAFAFQWNTFTLDFTGLHFGEGHDLMSQVKSTMLVTVWVFIGIEGAVVVSGRARNRKDIGRATILGLLTALAIYVFVTLLSMGVIKPVELAGYQNPSMAKVLTEILGPWGQYIISVGLLISVCGAFLSWTVLASEAPYLCAKEKMFPKRYAELNEAGSPVKPLTLTNVWIQISLVFVMFAGSTYDTLLIIASEMILVPYFLVGAFVLKIAIEEKNRGSLLLIGAGATLYGIWLLYASGLNYLLLSAILYLPGLYFYIQAKKEQGINPFEGREKLGAGILGAIAMLAFGMIWQGSLSLAF
- a CDS encoding DOPA 4,5-dioxygenase family protein; the protein is MSYPKNIHQNYHAHVYFDQQTCEFARQIREQALSQFDLPVGRFNEKRVGPHTMWSFSITFTASEFESVVSWLDNKREGLTVLVHALTDDDIKDHTEYAYWLGEPVKIDLSRF
- a CDS encoding response regulator, whose product is MDEPIKVVIVDDHQVVLDGFIARLQTEPEIEVIGSASNGLEAIDVVKSLQPDVVLMDVSMPMMNGIDATRVIKESMPDVKVLMLTMHDNREYIMKVMQVGAVGYMLKEICARRMVQAIKTVYQGSTYFCESVTQTLFSQEVVPVAQKPNPLSRREEAILKLVAEGNSSKKIASLLNISYRTVETHRQNIKHKLDLHSTAELAKYAVEQGIVA
- a CDS encoding cache domain-containing protein, whose translation is MPLQAKLILLSLLPLLLVTALTSWISIHQAKTLGEKEIQIFEDGLIRSKETALKDHVDLAFDAISHIYNDESLDEDTAKQQVKAVLSKLRYGKDKDGYFFAYDEQGTNLVHPIMPDLIGRNLIDLQDENGDLLIEALLHQAQSGGGFHRYLWQKPSTGENVTKLSYAAWLDKWNWMIGTGLYIEDITYEVANLKSEVNRNIETTFFSVIVIMIVTVGVIVVITLAVNLHEHRLADRSLKELAHKTVMFQEDEKKHLARELHDGINQLLVSSKCHLELLSSKITDAPLQQHLAKSQQSLMTAINEVRHISHNLRPSALDDIGLQAAMNTLLQDFKSHSGVEVEASLTTQPGKLKSEVATTLYRVAQESLTNIEKHAHANTVSVILHQMGNMLQLIIRDDGVGFDVNASLRKSGIGLRNMRERVEFIGGDFEIESEPGFGTEITVLLELDGLVYG
- a CDS encoding 2OG-Fe(II) oxygenase — protein: MNQLIDALFTQGYYVWDDFLSSQEVAELRDCIPQDWSKARIGRNDELTRESAIRSDKIQWLHSDMGAPVASFLSKMEQIRLEANRHFFLGLFEYEAHFAKYEKGDFYQKHLDCFRGNENRRLTTVFYMNEAWSEQDAGELVVYDLADKHVATIPPKSGRLFVFLSEQFPHEVLPTNTERYSIAGWFRVNGVKDNSLDIAH